One Weissella coleopterorum DNA segment encodes these proteins:
- a CDS encoding phage baseplate plug family protein, with the protein MSKRVYIEIDKEDLPEIFEIELAGKNVYLKFDFNTVGSFYTVDLFDNNMDPIIIGEKLSYGRKLWNGLNDPRIPNVDIMPFDESLKEKTITPDNLGVTVFLYLMTLEADGEYL; encoded by the coding sequence ATGTCAAAGAGAGTTTATATTGAAATTGATAAAGAGGACCTACCTGAAATATTTGAAATTGAATTAGCTGGTAAAAATGTATATTTGAAATTTGATTTTAATACAGTAGGGAGTTTTTACACTGTAGATTTGTTTGATAACAATATGGATCCTATAATTATTGGTGAAAAGCTATCATATGGACGAAAACTATGGAATGGATTGAATGATCCTAGAATTCCAAATGTTGATATTATGCCATTTGATGAAAGTTTAAAAGAAAAGACCATTACGCCAGACAATTTAGGTGTAACGGTTTTTTTGTATTTAATGACATTAGAGGCTGATGGAGAATATTTGTAA
- the trhA gene encoding PAQR family membrane homeostasis protein TrhA has translation MKLDITNHKTVIYETWNAITHGLGLLISLMLVVALIQRGMLQHLPFYQIASLWVYSATLLLLYFASTLFHCLAFTPAYRFFQIFDHSNIFLLIAGTYTPYCVITLNNQHGFILLISIWLLALGGIFTHILSHGRHQRIETTFYIVMGWLCLITAKELYQNLSTAGFWLLVSGGIVFTLGAIIYSFPKIPGLHLIWHFFVMAGTWLMFFSIYFNI, from the coding sequence ATGAAATTGGATATTACTAATCACAAAACTGTTATTTACGAAACATGGAACGCTATTACACATGGTCTTGGACTATTAATCAGTTTAATGCTAGTCGTGGCACTCATTCAACGTGGCATGCTACAGCATCTACCATTTTATCAAATAGCCAGTTTATGGGTATATAGCGCTACATTACTTCTTTTATATTTTGCCTCAACCTTATTTCATTGCTTAGCATTCACTCCTGCCTATCGTTTTTTTCAAATTTTTGATCATAGCAATATTTTTTTATTGATTGCTGGGACATACACTCCTTATTGCGTGATTACTCTAAATAATCAACATGGTTTTATTTTATTAATCTCGATCTGGCTTTTAGCCCTCGGTGGAATTTTCACACATATTTTAAGTCATGGTCGGCATCAAAGAATTGAAACGACTTTTTATATTGTCATGGGCTGGCTCTGTCTCATAACTGCAAAAGAATTGTATCAAAATTTATCAACGGCAGGATTTTGGTTATTAGTATCCGGTGGAATTGTTTTTACATTGGGAGCCATCATCTATAGCTTCCCTAAAATTCCTGGGCTACATTTAATTTGGCATTTCTTCGTTATGGCCGGAACTTGGTTAATGTTCTTCTCGATCTATTTCAATATTTAA
- a CDS encoding ABC transporter substrate-binding protein, protein MGKIKNRNNDVSFFLHVLPDAIKSEINVSQLGRVIKLYDDDRKAYVQPLALKSDGDKRPILVGVHVGKRLRQEIEVNDVVLVMFLDRSIANFNGDNETFELSSKRMHSLNDAFVIDIY, encoded by the coding sequence ATGGGTAAGATTAAAAATAGAAATAATGATGTATCATTTTTTCTACATGTACTTCCGGATGCTATTAAGAGTGAAATTAATGTATCTCAGTTAGGTCGAGTTATTAAGCTATATGATGACGACAGAAAAGCGTATGTACAACCATTGGCATTAAAGAGCGATGGAGATAAGCGTCCTATATTAGTTGGAGTTCATGTCGGGAAACGTCTAAGACAAGAAATTGAAGTGAATGATGTTGTATTAGTTATGTTTTTAGATCGCTCTATTGCAAATTTTAATGGAGATAATGAGACATTTGAGTTAAGCAGCAAACGTATGCACAGCTTGAATGATGCTTTTGTTATTGATATTTACTAA
- a CDS encoding DUF2634 domain-containing protein, translated as MIDIKLSDEGGIDFGKPVDDIEQVKQGITILLETQLGEFIEDKSMGLDIENILGEKYDERIIKDAIQNVLQSDAQISRFDNFQISIEKSHRAVLVKLKLYIGSNESDQKDYEEVEVKLDVK; from the coding sequence ATGATCGATATTAAGTTATCTGATGAAGGTGGTATTGATTTTGGTAAACCAGTTGATGATATTGAACAGGTAAAACAAGGAATCACAATATTATTAGAGACACAGCTTGGTGAATTTATTGAAGATAAATCAATGGGTTTAGATATTGAAAATATTTTGGGTGAAAAATATGATGAGCGAATTATAAAAGATGCAATTCAAAACGTATTGCAAAGTGACGCTCAGATTAGCCGCTTTGATAATTTCCAGATCTCAATTGAAAAATCTCATAGAGCGGTGTTGGTTAAATTAAAATTATATATTGGTAGCAATGAATCAGATCAAAAAGATTATGAAGAAGTGGAGGTTAAGTTAGATGTTAAATGA
- a CDS encoding LysM peptidoglycan-binding domain-containing protein → MAYLKNSKGQKIEIMVESENESVEMNVSTHPIETGSPITDHVQANNKIFSFTGLIMGRDQSEVDNRYIQLLWWSQEGEELQYHGAIRHDNVIISHLSKTYDEGGFANAVKFEIELTALYKVNLNWVKNKNYGKKQATPNDGVWVTVVPGNTYWGWWQQYGTSIDQLRSWNHWPDRQIPVGVRARVK, encoded by the coding sequence ATGGCATATTTAAAAAATTCCAAAGGACAAAAAATTGAAATAATGGTCGAATCTGAAAATGAATCGGTTGAGATGAATGTATCAACACATCCGATTGAAACAGGTTCACCGATTACGGACCACGTTCAGGCAAACAACAAGATATTTTCGTTTACAGGATTGATAATGGGACGTGATCAATCAGAAGTAGATAATCGATATATACAGCTTCTTTGGTGGTCACAAGAAGGTGAAGAATTACAGTATCACGGAGCTATTCGTCATGATAATGTTATTATCTCTCATCTAAGTAAAACTTATGATGAGGGCGGTTTTGCAAATGCAGTAAAGTTTGAAATTGAATTGACAGCCCTATATAAAGTTAATTTAAATTGGGTAAAAAATAAAAACTATGGCAAAAAGCAAGCTACACCAAATGATGGGGTATGGGTTACGGTTGTTCCTGGTAATACATATTGGGGATGGTGGCAACAATACGGTACATCTATTGATCAGCTCAGATCATGGAATCATTGGCCAGATAGGCAAATTCCAGTTGGAGTGAGAGCGAGGGTTAAATAA
- a CDS encoding phage structural protein, translating to MADSGIKLYDAKSVVLTVDGVVIQGFQDNDMITYSFKEEQVRTSVDAQGVPSLAKNNNHLGNIVINLSGNSKSHKFLNNLANTRKVFPIVIKSDLEKVSSTQCIIAKPADGAFGKDTPKRTYTVEALSMEVTAL from the coding sequence ATGGCAGATAGTGGTATTAAATTGTATGACGCTAAAAGCGTCGTATTAACCGTAGATGGTGTAGTAATTCAAGGATTTCAAGATAACGATATGATCACCTACTCATTTAAGGAAGAACAAGTTCGTACATCTGTTGATGCACAAGGTGTTCCATCTTTGGCCAAGAACAATAATCACTTAGGAAATATTGTTATTAATTTGAGTGGTAATTCAAAATCGCATAAATTCTTGAATAATTTAGCGAATACACGTAAGGTATTTCCAATTGTAATTAAATCTGATCTTGAAAAGGTATCAAGCACTCAATGTATTATTGCCAAACCTGCAGATGGTGCATTTGGAAAGGATACACCAAAGCGGACTTATACTGTAGAAGCATTGTCTATGGAAGTAACTGCTCTGTAA
- a CDS encoding phage protein → MGKKQFLFEVYVDIYTESAVMHYIHKSTNDLGGSLDIEFSLPFDNSSDQSIGEVTIWNMSQISLNRIHQGDRVQIRAGYKDDVGIIFDGHIFRTTIPNFEDADQQYILRVVEGEEYRKKKDIKLTFGEGTSARTIINKITQTSGINLNVISMKENHVYKEGYSVDGSPFDALSEIAEDCHSALYYRRGQLTFRHMYDGNNTGTWQLNTESGMISSPVMERRDDDWVKSEDNDGNGKYQYSVDSILNYRITTGEYVHVKSTFVDVTGTVISGEHSFDGTNPITSLEIGVQ, encoded by the coding sequence ATGGGTAAGAAACAATTTTTATTTGAAGTATATGTGGATATTTACACAGAATCAGCGGTCATGCACTACATTCATAAATCTACCAACGATTTGGGTGGTTCTTTGGACATAGAATTTAGCCTGCCGTTTGATAATTCTAGTGATCAAAGTATTGGTGAAGTAACAATTTGGAACATGAGCCAAATTAGTTTGAACAGAATCCATCAAGGAGATCGTGTTCAGATCAGAGCAGGATATAAAGATGATGTTGGAATAATATTTGACGGACATATTTTTCGAACCACTATTCCAAATTTTGAAGATGCTGACCAGCAGTATATTTTGAGAGTTGTCGAGGGAGAAGAATATCGAAAGAAGAAAGATATCAAATTGACATTCGGCGAGGGGACATCAGCAAGGACGATTATTAATAAAATAACTCAAACATCAGGGATAAATTTAAATGTAATTTCGATGAAGGAGAATCATGTATATAAAGAAGGATATAGTGTGGATGGGTCTCCATTTGATGCTCTATCAGAAATAGCAGAGGATTGTCATTCCGCATTATATTATCGTAGAGGCCAACTTACTTTTAGACATATGTATGACGGAAATAACACGGGGACGTGGCAATTGAACACTGAATCAGGAATGATAAGTTCACCAGTGATGGAACGTCGTGATGATGATTGGGTTAAAAGTGAAGATAACGATGGTAATGGTAAATATCAGTATTCTGTGGATAGTATCTTGAATTATAGAATTACAACCGGTGAATATGTCCATGTTAAGAGTACATTCGTTGATGTTACAGGTACGGTTATTAGCGGTGAACATTCTTTTGATGGTACTAACCCCATAACTTCGTTAGAGATTGGAGTTCAATAG
- a CDS encoding phage holin family protein, translated as MQFLKLMYMNLNGATETTVLFLFMMIDTVFANTWRRRRGVAITSGGGLGGLIKSIPLALMPVLIWIVEIPLSLAPDHIAGLAINFNPVIFDVIAFLVFLLIAWYWVKSILANAKLAGYNPPDWLEKFIEDEYHVKLGKIKTEPNSAKKDQKQVSQTYGSRNDIK; from the coding sequence GTGCAGTTTTTAAAATTAATGTATATGAATTTGAACGGGGCCACTGAGACGACGGTTCTGTTTTTATTTATGATGATTGATACAGTATTTGCTAATACGTGGCGAAGACGTCGAGGTGTGGCTATTACTAGTGGGGGTGGATTAGGTGGATTGATTAAGTCAATACCATTAGCCTTAATGCCGGTTTTAATTTGGATTGTGGAAATTCCATTATCGTTAGCACCGGATCATATTGCTGGATTAGCAATTAATTTTAATCCAGTTATTTTTGATGTAATTGCCTTTTTGGTATTCCTGTTAATTGCTTGGTATTGGGTTAAATCAATCTTGGCCAATGCAAAATTAGCTGGATATAATCCGCCAGACTGGTTAGAGAAGTTTATTGAAGATGAGTATCACGTTAAATTAGGGAAGATCAAAACTGAACCTAATTCAGCAAAGAAAGATCAAAAGCAAGTATCACAAACGTACGGCAGTCGAAATGACATTAAATAG
- a CDS encoding baseplate J/gp47 family protein encodes MLNENGFSRPAKMELVRELSSKWIELFGSNSDVSSHSVAGIIIRMLAFFFDLVYQLSEKVYYSQYLNTASGVSLDRIAANFGINRNTATRSIVDLSFTGTPGYVIPSGSLFKTSDDKVYQLGSSVILNNKGTNQGIAYAVELGSEYNVPANTIVNQLEVTADIFSVTNPEQAEGGSDNETDAELARRVRLANDTKPSSPVNGVISAVMKVPGVKNVQVILNNTMEIDEYDNPAKSIHVYVDGGEEKHISTALFESVAAGILMVGSKEFNITDLSGNPNNHVAFDFAKKQVIYVNVKLSVNSDFELDGEKQVEQAILEYLDTVKMGDSVRYSYLYKYIYDNVKGIVVAEVKIGDSLENLSMADIKLEQFATATSTSESMEITRDGI; translated from the coding sequence ATGTTAAATGAGAATGGTTTTTCCAGACCGGCCAAGATGGAATTAGTTCGAGAATTGTCTTCTAAGTGGATTGAGTTATTTGGTTCAAATAGTGATGTGTCTTCACATTCAGTTGCTGGTATTATCATTAGAATGTTGGCATTCTTTTTTGACTTAGTTTATCAGTTATCTGAGAAAGTGTATTATTCTCAATATTTAAATACTGCTTCGGGCGTTTCATTAGATAGAATTGCTGCCAATTTTGGTATCAATCGAAATACTGCGACTAGATCTATTGTTGATCTATCTTTTACAGGTACACCAGGATATGTAATTCCTAGTGGATCATTATTCAAAACTAGTGATGATAAAGTGTATCAATTGGGAAGTTCAGTTATCTTGAATAATAAAGGTACCAATCAAGGAATTGCATACGCTGTTGAACTAGGTTCAGAATATAATGTCCCGGCTAATACAATTGTTAATCAATTGGAAGTTACGGCAGATATATTTTCAGTAACTAATCCAGAGCAAGCAGAGGGCGGATCAGATAATGAAACAGATGCAGAATTAGCCCGTCGTGTTCGCTTAGCTAATGATACAAAGCCATCAAGTCCGGTTAATGGTGTTATCTCAGCTGTTATGAAGGTTCCAGGAGTTAAAAATGTTCAAGTTATTTTAAACAATACTATGGAAATAGATGAATATGATAACCCTGCTAAATCGATACATGTTTATGTGGATGGTGGTGAAGAGAAACATATTTCAACTGCTTTGTTTGAATCGGTAGCTGCTGGAATTTTGATGGTTGGAAGTAAGGAATTTAACATAACTGATTTATCAGGTAATCCAAATAATCATGTTGCATTTGATTTTGCTAAGAAACAAGTTATTTATGTAAATGTAAAACTTTCGGTTAATTCTGACTTTGAGTTGGATGGAGAAAAGCAAGTTGAACAGGCTATTTTGGAATATCTAGATACGGTTAAAATGGGCGATTCTGTTAGATATTCTTACCTTTACAAGTATATATATGACAACGTTAAAGGGATTGTTGTAGCAGAAGTTAAGATCGGTGATTCATTGGAAAACTTGTCGATGGCCGATATTAAACTTGAACAATTTGCGACAGCTACATCAACAAGTGAAAGTATGGAGATTACACGCGATGGAATTTGA
- a CDS encoding peptidoglycan recognition protein family protein encodes MAEVYSNLATSLDSRPVYNGGERTRAVDFVVVHHNATTNKDVAIGTWVVGSGAFTSAHYEIANGEIIGVLGENFVAYHAGGTGGADVPKISDINNRSIGLEFLNSTGAPNWEVGDETLRSGGKLLADICIRYGLPIDRSAIKLHGEITATQCPGGLDIDKLIQYTREAAGGTGGASNEVHDNETEGMKAFKQDSSFTLNKPFKVNEVKNIYGMWQAISYEMAGGDSANWLDNGIPLALVHRTDGGDNNNVEPGAMIAFDDGYNSGTIDKYDEPTNGIYISWGGNYDGTWFDADALLNH; translated from the coding sequence ATGGCAGAGGTATATTCAAATTTAGCAACTAGTTTAGATTCACGCCCAGTTTATAACGGCGGAGAGCGAACACGAGCAGTTGATTTCGTAGTGGTCCATCACAATGCGACAACTAATAAAGATGTGGCAATTGGTACTTGGGTAGTGGGATCAGGAGCGTTTACATCAGCACATTATGAAATTGCTAACGGCGAAATCATTGGTGTACTAGGCGAGAACTTTGTCGCTTATCATGCTGGCGGAACTGGAGGAGCAGATGTTCCTAAAATTAGTGATATTAACAATCGTTCGATTGGACTGGAATTTTTAAACTCGACTGGTGCGCCAAATTGGGAAGTCGGAGATGAGACATTACGATCTGGCGGTAAATTATTAGCTGATATTTGTATTCGTTATGGACTACCAATTGATCGAAGTGCTATCAAATTGCATGGGGAGATCACGGCCACACAATGTCCCGGTGGATTAGATATTGATAAGTTAATTCAATATACTCGTGAAGCAGCTGGTGGTACTGGTGGGGCAAGCAATGAAGTTCATGATAATGAAACAGAAGGAATGAAAGCATTCAAACAAGATAGTAGTTTTACATTGAATAAGCCATTTAAGGTAAATGAGGTTAAAAACATCTATGGTATGTGGCAAGCTATCAGTTATGAGATGGCTGGTGGAGATAGCGCTAATTGGTTGGATAATGGAATTCCACTTGCATTAGTACATCGAACTGATGGCGGGGATAATAATAATGTTGAACCCGGAGCAATGATTGCATTTGACGATGGATATAATAGCGGTACGATTGATAAGTATGATGAACCTACGAATGGTATTTATATCTCATGGGGTGGAAATTATGATGGTACTTGGTTTGATGCAGACGCATTGTTGAATCATTAA
- a CDS encoding YbaK/EbsC family protein: MAKKERIKKILVEQILDKAGVPYESIIFSQGMDRSNGEMEKYQIKEHDIYKTLALTGNVTGPLIGIVPLDMHLSEKKLAAISGNKRTDMIATKDLQKTTGYVHGANNPVGIWQTKKFPIYFDIRAQQAGQIVLSAGEIGRSIRVQAEDIAEFVHSEFVDIAVDEN; the protein is encoded by the coding sequence ATGGCCAAGAAAGAGCGAATCAAAAAGATCTTAGTTGAACAAATTTTAGACAAAGCCGGTGTACCGTATGAGTCAATTATTTTTAGCCAGGGAATGGATCGTTCTAATGGGGAAATGGAAAAATATCAAATTAAGGAACATGATATTTATAAGACTCTCGCTTTAACGGGGAATGTGACAGGACCATTAATTGGAATTGTGCCACTTGATATGCATCTAAGTGAGAAAAAATTAGCAGCTATTTCCGGCAATAAACGGACCGACATGATTGCTACTAAAGATCTGCAGAAAACAACAGGATATGTACACGGTGCGAATAATCCAGTCGGAATTTGGCAAACGAAGAAATTTCCGATTTATTTTGATATTCGGGCACAACAGGCGGGTCAAATTGTGTTGTCAGCCGGTGAAATTGGACGTTCAATTCGGGTTCAAGCTGAAGATATTGCTGAATTTGTGCATAGCGAATTTGTTGATATTGCCGTAGATGAAAATTAG
- a CDS encoding pyocin knob domain-containing protein, whose translation MSNKFSAFEFTDEGLKVISEVLANKGKMAIMSFYTFDKVINKQIEYDQIQANNPKQFKPVGTVTAKPNNTIESRLILDNLDVTIDYSLKSVAIIGQYNDSNFILGVIFTNEVTTIPKYDGISGQSIALDVSFAISDTSVVTINTQLAGMLTVEDYIALMSYIDSKDALKADDDKVVHLFNNENVDGIKKFLKTINGSVSGNSGTTNRVNTLDLNTAVDLNKMTNGLYLATSLDKITTNKPDEAGEVFVLVVESFEQRFIDLQTNKQYYRSINGSVFNKWERFFTVSEMNNLDMNIVHKKKDESIDGNKTFLQKIIGSITGTAGTAIKLLTGRSIQTNLSSTSAANFDGTADVKPGVAGTLPVANGGTGTTTGNAPSASKLSPGRKINSVLFDGSKDITVIDSTAIHKTGDETVDGTKTFKQTIKQDMTKRPASRLALYTVTDDTYGGAILSMLASPDGYGRAIGIGSGGITVLGGGEAAASLLDAIVAGTTPAGFPKVASSENAVLASDSSAFILVGYQSGGTAGQLWEFTSSGTLNKWINGKAVNVIKADGTAVDSDAIHKKAALSVKDYSATLFGVSGAIQFHVTDTGVGVVVAGSLKNVPTSDGSKKTGAQIPAGVPVPAYDVRLPWATWSGITDVTHRTGFIGFFLLKKGSRDIYYKQQTTKEDSTKEYTPGTLGIDTSGWYPIH comes from the coding sequence ATGTCGAATAAGTTTTCAGCATTTGAATTTACAGACGAAGGTTTGAAAGTCATTTCTGAAGTGTTGGCAAATAAAGGTAAAATGGCAATTATGTCATTTTATACCTTTGATAAGGTTATTAATAAGCAAATTGAATATGATCAAATTCAAGCAAATAATCCTAAACAATTTAAACCCGTTGGGACAGTAACAGCAAAGCCTAATAATACAATTGAATCACGGTTGATTTTAGATAATTTGGATGTAACTATTGATTACTCTTTGAAAAGTGTTGCAATCATTGGGCAATATAACGATTCAAACTTTATTTTAGGAGTTATTTTTACAAATGAAGTAACAACTATTCCTAAATATGATGGTATATCAGGGCAGTCAATCGCATTAGACGTATCTTTTGCTATCTCAGACACTTCCGTAGTTACGATCAATACACAATTAGCGGGAATGCTAACCGTAGAAGATTATATTGCATTAATGAGTTATATTGATTCTAAGGACGCATTGAAAGCTGATGACGATAAAGTAGTTCATTTATTTAATAATGAAAATGTCGATGGGATTAAGAAGTTTCTTAAAACAATCAACGGTAGCGTTTCGGGAAATTCAGGGACTACTAATCGAGTTAATACATTAGACTTAAATACTGCAGTAGATTTAAATAAGATGACTAATGGCTTATATTTAGCAACATCTTTGGACAAAATTACTACAAATAAGCCTGATGAAGCTGGTGAAGTATTTGTTCTAGTTGTTGAGAGCTTTGAACAGCGTTTTATTGATTTACAGACTAACAAACAATATTATCGTTCAATAAACGGTTCCGTTTTCAATAAATGGGAACGTTTTTTTACTGTCTCAGAAATGAATAATCTAGATATGAATATTGTTCATAAAAAGAAAGATGAATCTATTGATGGCAACAAGACTTTTCTACAAAAGATTATTGGAAGTATTACCGGTACTGCTGGTACGGCTATTAAATTATTAACAGGTCGGAGTATTCAAACGAATTTGTCATCGACTAGTGCAGCAAATTTTGATGGTACAGCCGATGTTAAACCTGGTGTCGCTGGAACGTTACCCGTAGCAAATGGTGGTACTGGAACGACTACTGGGAATGCCCCAAGTGCATCAAAGTTGAGCCCCGGTAGAAAAATAAACAGCGTTTTATTTGATGGCTCTAAGGATATTACTGTAATTGATTCAACGGCAATTCATAAAACCGGTGATGAGACGGTCGATGGGACAAAGACATTTAAACAAACCATCAAGCAAGATATGACTAAGCGTCCTGCTTCCAGATTAGCTCTATATACTGTTACTGATGATACTTACGGTGGCGCAATTTTAAGTATGTTAGCTAGTCCTGATGGTTATGGCCGAGCTATTGGTATTGGTTCTGGTGGAATTACGGTATTAGGAGGAGGTGAAGCTGCTGCTAGCTTACTGGATGCAATTGTCGCTGGAACAACACCAGCTGGATTCCCTAAAGTGGCAAGTAGTGAAAATGCAGTATTAGCATCAGATTCATCAGCTTTTATTCTTGTTGGTTACCAAAGCGGTGGAACAGCCGGACAATTATGGGAATTCACCTCAAGCGGAACTTTGAATAAGTGGATTAATGGTAAAGCTGTAAATGTTATTAAAGCGGATGGAACGGCAGTGGATTCAGATGCAATTCACAAAAAAGCGGCGTTATCTGTTAAAGACTATTCAGCTACTCTATTCGGAGTTTCTGGAGCAATCCAATTTCATGTCACCGATACTGGAGTTGGGGTTGTAGTAGCTGGATCGTTAAAAAATGTTCCTACTAGTGATGGGAGTAAAAAAACTGGTGCACAAATTCCAGCTGGCGTTCCGGTGCCAGCCTATGATGTAAGACTTCCTTGGGCAACATGGTCTGGAATTACAGACGTTACTCATAGAACTGGATTTATTGGTTTTTTCTTACTAAAAAAGGGATCAAGGGACATTTATTATAAGCAACAAACCACAAAAGAAGATAGTACTAAGGAATATACGCCGGGAACGTTAGGAATAGACACAAGTGGTTGGTACCCTATTCACTAA
- the manA gene encoding mannose-6-phosphate isomerase, class I, whose protein sequence is MAEPLFLTPVLHEKIWGGTALNDVFDLPIPSDTTGEAWIISGHPNGVSPIARGPLAGKTLAEVWQTYPDLFENNDVTRPYPLLVKFLDAHQDLSVQVHPGDEYAAAHNNGELGKTESWYILAAKPGAEIYYGHKAKTSLEFNQMIDQADWEHLLQKVPVHAGDFFYVPAGTLHALGTGVLALETQQSSDVTYRVYDFDRPDQKTGQLRSLHLEDAKNVTTIPFKAESPAQTSLQMGALQETTLVEAPYFNVYKDELDGEAYIVKRAPYTQYTVIAGSGAVIVDGQNYPLELATSFIMPATVAEWTLKGKMTLIMSTPGPQSR, encoded by the coding sequence ATGGCAGAACCACTATTTTTAACGCCAGTTTTACATGAAAAAATATGGGGCGGTACAGCCTTAAATGATGTTTTTGATTTACCAATTCCAAGTGATACAACCGGTGAAGCTTGGATTATTTCAGGCCATCCAAATGGTGTTTCGCCCATTGCACGCGGGCCTTTGGCTGGGAAAACATTAGCTGAAGTTTGGCAGACGTATCCTGATCTTTTTGAGAATAATGATGTTACGCGTCCTTATCCACTACTAGTTAAATTTCTGGATGCTCACCAGGATTTGTCAGTCCAAGTACATCCGGGTGATGAATATGCTGCAGCGCATAATAATGGTGAATTAGGTAAAACTGAATCATGGTATATTTTGGCGGCCAAGCCAGGCGCCGAAATTTATTATGGTCATAAGGCTAAAACGTCTCTTGAATTTAACCAAATGATTGACCAAGCAGATTGGGAGCATCTTTTACAAAAAGTTCCAGTTCACGCTGGCGACTTCTTTTATGTCCCAGCAGGAACGTTACATGCCTTAGGGACTGGCGTTTTGGCCTTAGAAACTCAACAAAGTTCAGATGTAACTTATCGGGTTTATGACTTTGACCGTCCGGATCAAAAAACAGGTCAATTACGGAGTTTGCATCTTGAAGATGCAAAAAATGTTACGACTATTCCTTTTAAGGCGGAAAGCCCCGCGCAAACAAGCCTCCAAATGGGGGCGTTACAAGAAACTACTTTGGTGGAAGCACCATATTTTAATGTGTATAAGGATGAATTAGATGGTGAAGCATATATCGTCAAACGGGCTCCTTATACTCAGTATACAGTGATCGCGGGCTCAGGCGCAGTTATTGTCGACGGGCAGAATTACCCGTTGGAACTAGCAACTAGTTTTATTATGCCGGCGACGGTAGCTGAATGGACCCTGAAAGGGAAAATGACCTTAATCATGTCAACACCGGGCCCTCAATCACGTTAA
- a CDS encoding DUF1836 domain-containing protein → MESIEFKKWLDNLQSQQIPTWDAFPDLDLYMDQVVTEVNKILTPILQTTITKAMINSYVKTDMVQRPVKKKYQRQQLVEIILISIMKVVFPLDTVKKGVFKQLGSKKENTQKAYDNFVERFNQALAGIDVKNPVVQFQQAAFGVPDFQQMAIQAVIYKIICMQLIEIDGDSNHIFEK, encoded by the coding sequence ATGGAATCAATCGAATTTAAAAAATGGTTAGATAACCTACAAAGCCAGCAAATTCCGACCTGGGATGCTTTCCCCGATCTGGATCTATACATGGATCAAGTTGTTACCGAGGTTAATAAAATCTTGACACCGATTCTACAAACAACGATCACCAAAGCGATGATTAATAGTTACGTAAAAACGGATATGGTTCAGCGACCTGTGAAGAAAAAATACCAGCGCCAACAATTAGTGGAGATCATTTTGATTAGTATCATGAAAGTGGTTTTTCCATTAGATACCGTAAAAAAAGGTGTGTTCAAACAACTTGGTTCAAAGAAAGAAAATACGCAAAAGGCCTACGATAATTTTGTGGAACGATTCAATCAGGCATTAGCAGGAATTGACGTGAAGAATCCGGTGGTTCAGTTTCAACAGGCGGCGTTTGGAGTACCTGATTTTCAGCAAATGGCAATTCAAGCGGTGATATATAAAATCATTTGTATGCAACTAATTGAAATTGACGGTGATTCAAATCACATTTTTGAGAAATAA